A region of Micromonospora sp. WMMD882 DNA encodes the following proteins:
- a CDS encoding saccharopine dehydrogenase C-terminal domain-containing protein: MRILVVGAGGVGSAAVAVAARRSFFDAMVVADREPERARQAVADHGDRFSATTVDASSAAAVAALCREHRITHVLNAVDPRFVMPIFDGAFAAGANYLDMAMSLSRPHPERPYELPGVKLGDGQFAAAGQWADAGRLALVGIGVEPGLADVFARYAADELFAEIDEIGVRDGSNLIVEGYHFAPSFSIWTTIEECLNPPVIWERGRGWFTTEPFSEPEVFDFPGGIGPVECVNVEHEEVLLVPRWVPARRVTFKYGLGAEFIEVLKTLHKLGLDSTSPVPVRGQHVSPRDVVAACLPDPATLGRRMSGRTCAGTYVTGTGVDGRPRRVYLHHVVDNEWSMNEYGHQAVVWQTAINPVVALELLATGAWQGVGVLGPEAMPPKPFLDLLTAYGSPWGIEER; this comes from the coding sequence ATGAGGATTCTCGTCGTCGGAGCCGGTGGGGTCGGCTCGGCCGCGGTGGCCGTCGCCGCCCGGCGTTCGTTCTTCGACGCCATGGTCGTCGCCGACCGGGAGCCCGAGCGCGCCCGGCAGGCCGTCGCCGACCACGGCGACCGGTTCAGCGCCACCACCGTCGACGCCTCGTCGGCGGCGGCGGTGGCCGCGCTCTGCCGCGAGCACCGGATCACCCACGTGCTCAACGCGGTCGACCCGCGTTTCGTCATGCCGATCTTCGACGGGGCGTTCGCGGCCGGCGCGAACTACCTCGACATGGCCATGTCGCTGTCCCGCCCGCACCCGGAGCGCCCGTACGAGCTGCCCGGGGTCAAGCTCGGCGACGGCCAGTTCGCCGCCGCCGGCCAGTGGGCCGACGCCGGCCGGCTCGCGCTGGTCGGCATCGGCGTCGAACCCGGCCTGGCCGACGTCTTCGCCAGGTACGCCGCCGACGAGCTGTTCGCCGAGATCGACGAGATCGGGGTACGGGACGGCTCGAACCTGATCGTCGAGGGGTACCACTTCGCGCCGTCGTTCTCCATCTGGACCACCATCGAGGAGTGCCTGAACCCGCCGGTGATCTGGGAACGCGGGCGAGGCTGGTTCACCACCGAGCCGTTCAGCGAGCCGGAGGTCTTCGATTTCCCCGGCGGCATCGGCCCGGTCGAGTGCGTCAACGTCGAACACGAGGAGGTGCTGCTCGTGCCACGCTGGGTGCCGGCGCGGCGGGTCACCTTCAAGTACGGCCTCGGCGCCGAGTTCATCGAGGTGCTCAAGACCCTGCACAAGCTCGGCCTCGACTCGACGTCCCCGGTGCCGGTGCGCGGCCAGCACGTCTCGCCCCGGGACGTGGTCGCCGCCTGCCTGCCCGACCCGGCCACCCTCGGCCGCCGGATGAGCGGCCGGACCTGCGCCGGCACGTACGTCACCGGCACCGGCGTCGACGGCCGGCCCCGCCGGGTGTACCTGCACCACGTGGTCGACAACGAATGGTCGATGAACGAGTACGGCCACCAGGCGGTGGTCTGGCAGACCGCGATCAACCCGGTCGTCGCCCTGGAGCTGCTCGCCACCGGGGCGTGGCAGGGCGTCGGGGTGCTCGGCCCGGAGGCGATGCCGCCGAAACCGTTCCTCGACCTGCTCACCGCGTACGGCTCACCCTGGGGGATCGAGGAGAGATGA
- a CDS encoding ABC transporter permease: MSRAARWLADRWVVGVALLVLGYLLLPVAVVAALSLNRPASRLSYDFHEFTLDNWRNPCASADLCDAVVRSVQIGFLATVVATTLGTLTAFALTRHRFRGRAAVDVLVFLPLATPELVMGTSLLALFVSAGVPQGFWTVVVAHVMFCLSFVVVTVKARLTGMDRRLEEAAMDLYASPWQTFRRITLPLAWPGIVAAALLSFSLSFDDFIVTNFNAGATVTFPMYVWGAAQRGIPPQVNVVGTAMFAIALLLVLFHTIRTPRSR, translated from the coding sequence GTGTCGCGGGCGGCGCGCTGGCTGGCCGACCGGTGGGTGGTCGGGGTGGCCCTGCTCGTCCTCGGTTACCTGCTGCTGCCGGTTGCCGTGGTGGCCGCGCTGTCGCTGAACCGTCCGGCCAGCCGGCTGTCGTACGACTTCCACGAGTTCACCCTGGACAACTGGCGGAACCCGTGCGCCAGCGCGGACCTGTGCGACGCGGTGGTCCGCAGCGTGCAGATCGGGTTCCTCGCCACGGTCGTCGCCACCACGCTGGGCACGCTGACGGCGTTCGCGCTGACCCGGCACCGGTTCCGTGGCCGGGCCGCCGTCGACGTGCTGGTCTTCCTGCCGCTGGCCACCCCGGAGCTGGTGATGGGCACATCCCTGCTCGCCCTGTTCGTCTCCGCCGGGGTGCCGCAGGGCTTCTGGACCGTCGTCGTCGCGCACGTCATGTTCTGCCTGTCGTTCGTGGTGGTGACGGTGAAAGCCCGGTTGACCGGCATGGACCGGCGGCTGGAGGAGGCGGCGATGGACCTGTACGCCTCGCCGTGGCAGACGTTCCGCCGGATCACCCTGCCGTTGGCGTGGCCCGGCATCGTCGCCGCCGCGCTGCTGTCGTTCTCGCTGTCGTTCGACGACTTCATCGTGACCAACTTCAACGCCGGGGCGACCGTCACGTTCCCGATGTACGTCTGGGGCGCCGCCCAGCGGGGCATCCCGCCGCAGGTCAACGTCGTCGGCACCGCCATGTTCGCGATCGCGCTGCTGCTCGTCCTGTTCCACACCATCCGCACGCCCCGTTCCCGTTGA
- a CDS encoding ABC transporter permease, whose translation MSRRRLLPYLLLLPGVAWLAVFFVGPLLQLAATSLYDPAGSLATGYAMTWAFGNYPDAVQAYWPQLARSFGYAGAALVVALLLGYPLAYAIALKAGRWKNLLLVCVVAPMFTSFLVRTLAWKTILSDHGALVGLLRATHLLDADGRLLATPFAVVLGLTYNFLPFLVLPLYASLERLDVRLLEAAGDLYAGPAQAFRRVVLPLSMPGLVAGTLLFFIPASGDYINAELLGTPNEYMVGNVIDSAFLVRLDYPQGAALSFLLMAAVLAMVFAYLRRGDRAEVI comes from the coding sequence GTGAGCAGGCGGCGGCTGCTGCCGTACCTGCTGCTCCTGCCGGGGGTGGCCTGGCTGGCGGTCTTCTTCGTCGGGCCGCTGCTCCAGCTCGCCGCCACCAGCCTCTACGACCCGGCCGGCTCGCTGGCCACCGGCTACGCGATGACCTGGGCGTTCGGCAACTACCCGGACGCGGTGCAGGCGTACTGGCCGCAGTTGGCGCGCTCGTTCGGCTACGCCGGGGCGGCGCTGGTGGTGGCGCTGCTGCTCGGCTACCCGCTGGCGTACGCGATCGCCCTGAAGGCCGGCCGCTGGAAGAACCTGCTGCTGGTGTGCGTGGTCGCCCCGATGTTCACCAGTTTCCTGGTCCGTACCCTGGCCTGGAAGACCATCCTGTCGGACCACGGCGCTCTGGTCGGGCTGCTCCGCGCGACGCACCTGCTGGACGCCGACGGGCGGCTGCTGGCCACCCCGTTCGCGGTGGTGCTCGGGTTGACGTACAACTTCCTGCCGTTCCTGGTGCTGCCGCTGTACGCGAGCCTGGAACGGCTCGACGTCCGGCTGCTGGAGGCGGCCGGCGACCTGTACGCGGGCCCGGCGCAGGCGTTCCGCAGGGTGGTGCTGCCGCTGTCGATGCCGGGTCTGGTCGCCGGGACGCTGCTGTTCTTCATCCCGGCCAGCGGCGACTACATCAACGCCGAGCTGCTGGGCACGCCGAACGAGTACATGGTCGGCAACGTCATCGACTCGGCGTTCCTGGTGCGGTTGGACTACCCGCAGGGCGCGGCGCTGTCGTTCCTGCTGATGGCGGCGGTCCTCGCGATGGTCTTCGCCTACCTGCGCCGGGGCGACCGCGCGGAGGTGATCTGA
- a CDS encoding ABC transporter ATP-binding protein: MASDASGGDLRLVGLTKRFGPVTAVDDLTLTVPQGSFFALLGASGSGKTSTLRMVAGLEEPTAGRVLLGDRDITGLRPYRRPVNTVFQSYALFPHLDVAENVAFGLRRRGIRSPRGQVEEMLALVQLAGYGKRRPAQLSGGQQQRVALARALVNHPQVLLLDEPLGALDLKLRRQMQTELKRIQTEVGTTFVHVTHDQEEAMTMADTVAVLDAGRIEQLGPPVELYEFPATAFVATFLGQCNLIAADAAGRSVGGPGGEEVVVTAHGSRFPVPVGRARVDRGPVHLGVRPEKLRLVGSAAELPQGHQHVPGVVSDAAYVGVSTQYLVRTGWGDELTVFAANTDAEGRHPVGARVLAHWAPEHAFLLPRDPAGARR; the protein is encoded by the coding sequence ATGGCGAGCGACGCGTCCGGCGGTGACCTGCGGCTGGTCGGCCTGACCAAACGGTTCGGCCCGGTCACCGCCGTCGACGACCTCACCCTGACCGTGCCGCAGGGGTCGTTCTTCGCCCTGCTCGGCGCCTCCGGCTCGGGCAAGACCAGCACGCTGCGCATGGTCGCCGGTCTGGAGGAGCCCACCGCCGGGCGGGTGCTCCTCGGCGACCGGGACATCACCGGGCTGCGGCCGTACCGGCGGCCGGTCAACACCGTCTTCCAGAGCTACGCGCTCTTCCCGCACCTGGACGTCGCCGAGAACGTCGCGTTCGGGCTGCGCCGCCGGGGCATCCGGTCGCCCCGCGGGCAGGTCGAGGAGATGCTGGCCCTGGTGCAGCTCGCCGGGTACGGCAAGCGTCGCCCCGCCCAGCTCTCCGGCGGGCAGCAGCAGCGGGTCGCGCTGGCCCGCGCCCTGGTCAACCACCCGCAGGTGCTGCTGCTCGACGAGCCGCTCGGCGCGCTCGACCTGAAACTGCGCCGGCAGATGCAGACCGAGCTGAAGCGGATCCAGACCGAGGTCGGCACCACCTTCGTGCACGTCACCCACGACCAGGAGGAGGCCATGACGATGGCCGACACGGTCGCGGTGCTCGACGCCGGCCGGATCGAACAGCTCGGCCCACCGGTCGAGCTGTACGAGTTCCCGGCCACCGCCTTCGTGGCGACCTTCCTCGGCCAGTGCAACCTGATCGCCGCCGACGCCGCCGGCAGGTCCGTCGGCGGTCCGGGCGGCGAGGAGGTCGTGGTCACCGCGCACGGCTCGCGCTTCCCGGTGCCCGTCGGCCGTGCCCGCGTCGACCGGGGTCCGGTCCACCTGGGGGTACGCCCGGAGAAGCTGCGACTCGTCGGCTCCGCCGCCGAGCTGCCGCAAGGACACCAGCACGTCCCCGGGGTGGTCAGCGACGCCGCCTACGTGGGGGTGAGCACGCAGTACCTGGTCCGTACCGGCTGGGGCGACGAGCTGACGGTCTTCGCGGCCAACACCGACGCCGAGGGGCGGCACCCGGTCGGCGCGCGGGTGCTGGCGCACTGGGCGCCCGAACACGCCTTCCTGCTGCCCCGCGACCCGGCCGGGGCGCGCCGGTGA
- a CDS encoding spermidine/putrescine ABC transporter substrate-binding protein, whose amino-acid sequence MRRPLRTVSRRGLLSGALGSAALLATGGAVAGCGTEAATRSEEDCVSEDRSADERKLTFSNWPQYMDVDEADGAKRPTLDAFQTATGIQVTYTEDINDNNEFFGKVRNQLAACQSTERDLIVLTDWMAARMIRLGWIQKLDPAKLPNVQANLLPSLKGRSFDPENRIAVPWQSGLAGLAYNGSVTREIRTVDELLTRPDLKGRVTALAEMRDTMGLLLQSNGHDPANFTEAQFDDALAKLKRAVDSGQIRRFTGNDYAPELAKGDIAACVGWSGDIVQLGFDNEKIRFVAPDSGVLLFSDNLLVPNRATHRANAEALIDHYYDPAVAAKLAAYVNYICPVQGAQAELEKIDPELAANPLIFPDEALLAKSTVFMALDETAERTYESKFQQIIGA is encoded by the coding sequence ATGCGTCGTCCCCTCCGGACGGTCTCCCGGCGTGGCCTGTTGTCCGGCGCGCTCGGCTCGGCGGCGCTGCTCGCCACGGGTGGCGCGGTGGCCGGCTGTGGCACCGAAGCGGCCACTCGGAGCGAGGAGGACTGCGTCAGCGAGGACCGCTCCGCCGACGAGCGGAAGCTGACTTTCTCGAACTGGCCGCAGTACATGGACGTCGACGAGGCGGACGGGGCGAAACGTCCCACCCTGGACGCTTTCCAGACGGCGACCGGCATCCAGGTCACCTACACCGAGGACATCAACGACAACAACGAGTTCTTCGGGAAGGTGCGCAACCAGCTCGCCGCCTGCCAGTCGACCGAGCGGGACCTGATCGTCCTGACCGACTGGATGGCCGCCCGGATGATCCGGCTCGGCTGGATCCAGAAACTGGATCCGGCGAAACTGCCGAACGTCCAGGCCAACCTGCTGCCCTCGCTGAAGGGGCGCTCGTTCGACCCGGAGAACCGGATCGCCGTGCCCTGGCAGTCCGGGCTGGCCGGTCTCGCCTACAACGGCAGCGTCACCCGGGAGATCCGTACCGTCGACGAGCTGCTGACCCGGCCCGACCTCAAGGGCAGGGTCACCGCGCTGGCCGAGATGCGCGACACCATGGGTCTGCTGCTCCAGTCCAACGGGCACGACCCGGCGAACTTCACCGAAGCCCAGTTCGACGACGCGCTGGCCAAGCTGAAACGGGCCGTGGACAGCGGCCAGATCCGCCGGTTCACCGGCAACGACTACGCCCCCGAGCTGGCGAAGGGCGACATCGCCGCGTGCGTAGGCTGGTCCGGCGACATCGTGCAGCTCGGTTTCGACAACGAGAAGATCAGGTTCGTCGCGCCGGACTCCGGCGTGCTGCTCTTCTCCGACAACCTGCTGGTGCCCAACCGGGCCACCCACCGGGCCAACGCCGAAGCGCTGATCGACCACTACTACGACCCGGCGGTCGCCGCGAAACTCGCCGCGTACGTCAACTACATCTGCCCGGTGCAGGGCGCGCAGGCCGAGCTGGAGAAGATCGACCCCGAGCTGGCCGCGAACCCGCTGATCTTCCCCGACGAGGCGTTGCTGGCGAAGTCGACGGTGTTCATGGCCCTCGACGAAACGGCCGAGCGCACGTACGAGTCGAAGTTCCAGCAGATCATCGGAGCGTGA
- a CDS encoding Lrp/AsnC family transcriptional regulator: protein MSQPQPESPGLARRVTVRQGAHHALLDDVAKRIIEQLQEDGRRPYATIGRAVGLSEAAVRQRVQRLLDAGVMQIVAVTDPLQLGFPRQAMIGLRTDGDLESVADRLAELPEVDYVVITAGSFDLLTEVVCRNDDHLLEILQRLRAVPGVVSTEAFVYLKLRKQTYTWGTP, encoded by the coding sequence ATGTCCCAGCCCCAGCCGGAGAGCCCCGGACTCGCCCGCCGGGTCACCGTACGCCAGGGGGCCCACCACGCCCTGCTCGACGACGTGGCGAAGCGGATCATCGAACAGCTCCAGGAGGACGGCCGGCGGCCGTACGCCACCATCGGCAGGGCGGTCGGGCTCTCCGAGGCGGCGGTGCGGCAACGGGTGCAGCGGCTACTCGACGCCGGGGTGATGCAGATCGTCGCGGTCACCGACCCGCTGCAGCTCGGCTTCCCCCGCCAGGCCATGATCGGCCTACGCACCGACGGCGACCTGGAGTCGGTCGCCGACCGGCTCGCCGAGCTGCCCGAGGTCGACTACGTGGTGATCACCGCCGGATCGTTCGACCTGCTCACCGAGGTGGTCTGCCGCAACGACGACCACCTGCTGGAGATCCTGCAACGGCTGCGCGCCGTGCCGGGCGTCGTCTCCACCGAGGCGTTCGTCTACCTCAAGCTGCGCAAACAGACCTACACCTGGGGTACGCCCTGA
- a CDS encoding DUF397 domain-containing protein — MDMTPARWRTATRSSNNGGDCVEVADNLPGRVLVRDSKDRDGGTLTFTPAAWRSFVAYAGTR, encoded by the coding sequence ATGGACATGACCCCCGCCCGGTGGCGGACCGCGACCCGCAGCAGCAACAACGGCGGCGACTGCGTCGAGGTGGCGGACAACCTGCCCGGCCGGGTCCTGGTGCGCGACAGCAAGGACCGCGACGGCGGCACGCTGACCTTCACCCCGGCCGCCTGGCGCTCGTTCGTCGCCTACGCCGGCACACGCTGA
- a CDS encoding DUF5753 domain-containing protein, with protein MNEALRVAMATAGETADSLAAKVDVDPKTVGRWVALGRIPHPRTRVAVAAVLGHAAAELWPEPYRRRDLPWFRPWADLEQEATDLRSYQPLLVPGLLQTEAYARAMLRTGNLLPPDEVEQIVASRLARQCVLRREPPPQLVAVLDEAVLRRRVGDRAVMREQLLRLADAAEEPHVQVRLIPADGPWHTGLAGPFVLARMPDAREVAYLDNQLRGEVVTDPDDVATLSRRWESITGEAFPRRRSVELIREVAQTWT; from the coding sequence ATGAACGAGGCGTTACGGGTGGCGATGGCGACGGCCGGCGAGACCGCCGACTCCCTCGCCGCCAAGGTCGACGTCGACCCGAAGACGGTGGGGCGCTGGGTGGCCCTCGGGCGCATCCCGCACCCCCGTACCCGGGTCGCGGTGGCGGCCGTGCTCGGCCACGCGGCGGCCGAGTTGTGGCCCGAGCCGTACCGTCGTCGGGACCTGCCCTGGTTCCGCCCCTGGGCCGACCTGGAGCAGGAGGCCACCGACCTCCGGTCCTACCAACCGTTGCTGGTGCCCGGCCTGCTCCAGACCGAGGCGTACGCCCGGGCGATGCTGCGGACCGGCAACCTGCTGCCGCCCGACGAGGTGGAGCAGATCGTGGCGAGCCGGCTGGCCCGGCAGTGCGTGCTGCGGCGGGAGCCGCCCCCGCAGCTCGTGGCGGTGCTCGACGAGGCGGTGCTGCGTCGGCGGGTCGGCGACCGCGCGGTGATGCGCGAGCAGCTCCTGCGCCTGGCGGACGCCGCCGAGGAGCCGCACGTCCAGGTCCGGTTGATCCCGGCCGATGGCCCCTGGCACACCGGCCTGGCCGGGCCGTTCGTGCTGGCCCGGATGCCGGACGCGCGGGAAGTGGCCTATCTGGACAATCAGCTCCGGGGTGAGGTGGTGACGGATCCGGACGACGTCGCTACGCTGAGCCGAAGGTGGGAGAGCATCACCGGCGAGGCGTTCCCGCGTCGCCGGTCGGTCGAGCTGATCAGGGAAGTGGCGCAGACATGGACATGA
- a CDS encoding aspartate aminotransferase family protein: MADVTDHLWLHFTRMASYPGGEVPTIVRGDGAYVWDDRGRRYLDGLAGLFVVNAGHGRVELAEAAARQGAELGYFPLWSYAHPRAIELAEKIASLTPGDLNRVFFTSGGSEAVESAWKLARAYFKRVGKPTKHKVVSRHLAYHGTSMGALSITGLPGLKVDFEPLVPGGIKVPNTNFFRAPEHGDSPEAFGRWAADEIRRAIEREGPDTVAAVFLEPVQNAGGCIPPPPGYFDRVREICDAYDVLLVSDEVICAWGRLGEYFGATRYGYQPDIVTTAKGLTSGYSPLGAMIASDRLIEPFLTATGMFAHGVTFGGHPVSCAVALANLEIFAREDLNGQVRAREAAFRATLEKLRDLPIVGDVRGDGFFYGIELVKDQATRAAFDEADSERLLRGFLSHALFEAGLYCRADDRGDPVVQLSPPLVCDQRQFDEMEQTLRAVLTEAWSLL, translated from the coding sequence ATGGCTGACGTCACCGACCACCTCTGGCTGCACTTCACCCGGATGGCGAGCTACCCCGGCGGGGAGGTGCCGACCATCGTGCGGGGCGACGGGGCGTACGTCTGGGACGACCGGGGGCGGCGCTACCTGGACGGGCTGGCCGGGCTGTTCGTGGTCAACGCCGGTCACGGGCGGGTCGAGCTGGCCGAGGCAGCCGCCCGGCAGGGCGCGGAGCTGGGTTACTTTCCGCTCTGGTCGTACGCCCATCCGAGAGCGATCGAGCTGGCCGAGAAGATCGCCTCCCTGACGCCGGGCGACCTGAACCGGGTCTTCTTCACCAGCGGCGGCTCCGAGGCGGTGGAGTCGGCATGGAAGTTGGCCCGCGCGTACTTCAAGCGGGTCGGCAAACCGACCAAGCACAAGGTGGTCAGCCGGCATCTGGCGTACCACGGCACCTCCATGGGGGCGCTGTCGATCACCGGGCTGCCCGGGTTGAAGGTGGACTTCGAGCCGCTGGTGCCCGGCGGGATCAAGGTGCCGAACACCAACTTCTTCCGGGCCCCGGAGCACGGCGACTCGCCCGAGGCGTTCGGCCGGTGGGCCGCCGACGAGATCCGGCGGGCGATCGAACGGGAGGGCCCGGACACCGTCGCCGCGGTCTTCCTGGAGCCGGTGCAGAACGCCGGCGGGTGCATCCCGCCCCCGCCCGGCTACTTCGACCGGGTACGGGAGATCTGCGACGCGTACGACGTGCTGCTCGTCTCGGACGAGGTGATCTGCGCCTGGGGCCGGCTCGGCGAGTACTTCGGCGCGACCCGGTACGGCTACCAGCCGGACATCGTCACCACCGCCAAGGGGCTCACCTCCGGCTACTCCCCGCTCGGCGCGATGATCGCCAGTGACCGGCTGATCGAGCCGTTCCTCACCGCGACCGGCATGTTCGCCCACGGGGTGACCTTCGGCGGGCACCCGGTGTCCTGCGCGGTGGCCCTGGCGAACCTGGAGATCTTCGCCCGGGAGGACCTCAACGGTCAGGTCCGCGCCCGCGAGGCGGCGTTCCGCGCCACCCTGGAGAAGCTGCGTGACCTGCCGATCGTGGGGGACGTCCGGGGCGACGGCTTCTTCTACGGCATCGAGCTGGTCAAGGACCAGGCGACCCGGGCGGCGTTCGACGAGGCGGACTCGGAGCGGTTGCTGCGCGGTTTCCTCTCGCACGCCCTGTTCGAGGCGGGTCTCTACTGCCGGGCCGACGACCGGGGCGACCCGGTGGTGCAGCTCTCCCCGCCACTGGTCTGCGACCAGCGGCAGTTCGACGAGATGGAGCAGACCCTGCGCGCCGTGCTCACCGAGGCGTGGTCCCTGCTCTGA
- a CDS encoding DUF3499 domain-containing protein — MRSSRRCSRNGCPRQAVATLTYVYNESTAVVGPLAAFAEPHTYDLCEPHARNLTAPRGWDVVRHEGEFEPPPPTTDDLVALAEAVREAARPAPRPPQDPEQRSEHPNQSPQTGRRGHLRVIPPTH, encoded by the coding sequence GTGAGGTCATCACGGCGCTGCTCCAGAAACGGCTGCCCCCGGCAAGCGGTCGCCACATTGACCTATGTCTACAACGAGTCGACCGCCGTCGTCGGTCCACTTGCGGCCTTCGCGGAGCCGCACACGTACGACCTGTGTGAGCCGCACGCCCGTAACCTGACCGCCCCCCGGGGCTGGGACGTCGTCCGGCACGAGGGTGAGTTCGAGCCGCCGCCGCCCACCACCGACGACCTGGTGGCGCTCGCCGAGGCGGTCCGCGAGGCCGCCCGCCCGGCCCCCCGCCCCCCGCAGGACCCGGAGCAGCGCTCCGAGCACCCCAACCAGTCTCCGCAGACCGGTCGCCGCGGCCACCTCCGCGTCATCCCGCCCACCCACTGA
- a CDS encoding metallopeptidase family protein: protein MTSPEHRRPGRRVRRDRHGRGLRGRLVPATVPLARTKAEVFDDLVLDTVETLERRFATELAGVEFAVEDVPPDLNVYDSDVLEDGEVPLARLLPGRPGRQEVPPRIVLYRRPLEFRAMDREDLADLVHDVIIEQVANLLGIDPDELT from the coding sequence ATGACCAGTCCGGAACACCGACGCCCCGGCCGACGGGTTCGCCGCGACCGGCACGGCCGCGGTCTGCGTGGGCGGCTGGTGCCGGCGACGGTCCCCCTGGCACGGACGAAGGCGGAGGTCTTCGACGATCTCGTGCTGGACACGGTCGAGACCCTGGAGCGCCGGTTCGCCACCGAGCTGGCCGGGGTCGAGTTCGCGGTCGAGGACGTGCCACCGGATCTGAACGTCTACGACTCCGACGTGCTGGAGGACGGCGAGGTCCCGTTGGCCCGGCTGTTGCCGGGGCGGCCCGGCCGGCAGGAGGTCCCGCCCCGGATCGTGCTCTACCGGCGGCCGTTGGAGTTCCGCGCGATGGACCGGGAGGATCTCGCCGATCTGGTCCACGATGTCATCATCGAGCAGGTCGCGAACCTGCTCGGGATCGATCCCGACGAGTTGACCTGA
- a CDS encoding WhiB family transcriptional regulator — protein MDGQLEVADLLGNAPEWQERALCSQTDPEAFFPEKGGSTREAKRICSRCEVKTECLEYALGHDERFGIWGGLSERERRKLKRRVA, from the coding sequence ATGGACGGCCAGCTTGAAGTGGCCGACCTGCTCGGAAACGCGCCGGAGTGGCAGGAGCGGGCGCTCTGCTCGCAGACCGACCCGGAGGCGTTCTTTCCCGAGAAGGGCGGCTCGACCCGCGAGGCGAAGCGGATCTGCTCCCGCTGCGAGGTGAAGACGGAGTGCCTGGAGTACGCGCTCGGCCATGACGAGCGTTTCGGGATCTGGGGCGGCCTCTCCGAGCGGGAGCGTCGCAAGCTCAAGCGGCGGGTGGCCTGA